The region CTCGTCATGGAACTTCCATCGCAGTTCCAAAACGTCGAGTGGTTCGGCCGCGGCTTCGGCGAATCCTACCGCGACAGCAAGTTCTCGCAGCCCGTCGGAAAGTACACTGCATCCAACATCGACGCTCTCTGGGTCGATTACGAGGTCCCCCAAGAGTCGGCGAACCGTACCGATACCCGCTACGTTAGTATTGGGAATGGCAGGGGCGCTGGGCTACTCGCTCAATTTGTAGACAAAGAGAGTGGAAGCCGCAAATTGTTTGATTTCCAGGCCAGTCATTACAGAATGAAGGATGTCGCGGCTGCCGATCATCCGCATGAGctgaggaagaagaagagggaggATGTGGTACTCAGGTTGGACGCGCAACACCATGGACTGGGCAGTGGAAGCTGCGGGCCTAGGACGCTGGACGAGTACAGTCTGTTATGTGAGCCGTTTGAGTTTGAGCTCCTGTTGCAGGCGCCGTAGGTGCATACGATATGCTGAGACGGACGTTAAAATCTACGTACTATAGAATTACAATCTTGCTTGCAATAGCATCACGTCTGTGCATTTCGATAGGCAATGGGCTTGATTGATACTCATAGCTTTATCAATGGCTATAATATTCAGACAATATCCCCCACATGCACTCATATATTTGGGTTCTTCCTCCGGTTTGCACCCCCATCCAACACCAACTCCTGCCCGCTCAGGAACCCAGCACCCATGACGTACTCAACCATCTCAGCAAGATCTTCTCCCCTACCCACCCTACCAGCGGGGTGCTGCTTATGATACAATTCGTCTAAATCTTCCGCCCATGCCATCATCCTCAGCTTCTCTGCTTCAGCCTCATGCGCCGCCATCTCCTTGTACGACCTATCTTGCATCTCCTTTATCTTCAAATCCCTCGCCTTGTTCTCATGGTCTACACTGACCCAGCCTGGTGAAATAGCTATGACGCGGATGCCCCAGCGCTGGCAAGACACAGACATGGCTTGTGTGAGCGCCAAGACACCGCCTTTGCTCGCTGCATAGCCCTCGCAATCAGGGTCAGACTGATGAGCACGAAACGAGGCAATATTGATGATGCACCCGCCTTCGTCTAGCTTGTCGTCTCCGTGCAAGTTGAGTGGTAGCTGGTTGAACTCGGCTGTGCGCTTAAGATCTTTCTTGCGATCGACGCCCTCGGCACCTTCCTTTTGCGTATTCCGACTCTTCATGAACGGAATAACAGCCTGGCTCATATAAAAGGGTGCACTGAGGTTCGTAGCAATGTACTGTTCCCATTGCTCGCCCGTAGCCACGTCTTCCATGGTGCCGTTGCCGGCGTTGAAGAAGCCGCGGGCGACGCCTGCATTGTTGATCAGCACGTCTATGCGGCCACCGAAGAAGTCTGCGGCTTTTTGTACGGCGCTGCGGATTTCCTCTGGGTGGCGCAGATTGGTTATTGAGGAGCTGACGCGGGGTGCGTAGGCCGAGAGGTGCGTGTTGACGACGTAGTCGAGCTCGTCGGCGTCAAAGTCGATGATGAAGACGCGGTGCGAGACTGGTAGCGACAGTAGGTGTCGTGCTGTGCAGCGGCCTATGCCTCGCGCACCGCCTGTGATGATAATGTTCTTGCTCTTGGTAGATGGCATCTTTGTGATTTGGGTATCGCTAAGTTTACCTTCATTATCGAGATACCTGGGCCTTCTTATACACCTCCTGTTGATGCACACCCGTTGGGCAAGTCCAGCGTTGGTGGCGCCTGGGCTGCGGGCTCAATATCGTGGAGAACGCACAACGCACCCCCCCCTTTCAGCCTATTCTACCCACTTGACTAACCCAAATATTGGTTTGCCCGTATGCTTCATCTAGATAGAAAGCAGATGTAGTCACATACGCCGTTGGGAAGCTCGGCACGTCGGCATGGAGTGGTATACTGTGGTACGTATTGGAAGCAGGCCCGTAGAGCCGTTGCGCCCGTCCGTAGCTCGGACAATTATCTCGAGGATAGACTAGAGCGGCTGACATGATTTCGCGTTCAGGATCTGCTTGTGCTAAGCGGAAACCATTATGCGCGCCTATGAGCTGCTGTTGAGATGCGGGACCCGGGAAGACGGAGCGGCTTGCGGTCGAGGAACGTCTGCTGAAAGGCAGCAACCAAAGAGAGATTGCAGGTACGCGCTCCTTTGCGCATATTGGTATGCATAGACATGTCTCACGCGTTGTCTACGAGGACGGGCTCACTTGGGAACTTCTTCAAGATGTGCTTGACTTCTCTGCTGTCCTTATCTCTTTCCTTTTTGCCGAGGTTAAACACGCCCAACACCTTCTGCCACATTAACCATCTCAGCCCTAACGTACAGTGGCAGCTTTTTACACTTAGTTGCGCGACCTGTTTTACTTGAATCCTCATAATTAATACAGGCCAGAAGCCGCTTCTTCTGTTTGAACAACGTCCAATCAATTCTCTGAGAGAAGACGAATACATCATCATCGGGAGAATTTCTGTTAGAGACAGTATAGACTATCGATGTATTCTTCTACAAAATCTGTGTGATCCGATGCAATCTAGGATTTCTTGTATAGGTTAAAGGTTCGAGAGACTAGTCATCCATTCAAAACAAGGCCCACTACTGCCGTCCTTCACTGTCCTAAGCGCGTCTGCACTCTGAACCC is a window of Pyrenophora tritici-repentis strain M4 chromosome 2, whole genome shotgun sequence DNA encoding:
- a CDS encoding FabG, Dehydrogenase with different specificities (related to short-chain alcohol dehydrogenase) translates to MPSTKSKNIIITGGARGIGRCTARHLLSLPVSHRVFIIDFDADELDYVVNTHLSAYAPRVSSSITNLRHPEEIRSAVQKAADFFGGRIDVLINNAGVARGFFNAGNGTMEDVATGEQWEQYIATNLSAPFYMSQAVIPFMKSRNTQKEGAEGVDRKKDLKRTAEFNQLPLNLHGDDKLDEGGCIINIASFRAHQSDPDCEGYAASKGGVLALTQAMSVSCQRWGIRVIAISPGWVSVDHENKARDLKIKEMQDRSYKEMAAHEAEAEKLRMMAWAEDLDELYHKQHPAGRVGRGEDLAEMVEYVMGAGFLSGQELVLDGGANRRKNPNI